One stretch of Sphingomonas rosea DNA includes these proteins:
- a CDS encoding NAD(P)H-binding protein, with amino-acid sequence MTEQSTAPVRRRIFLAGATGTIGKATARALHARGHEVVCFVRPAAKAEGLEGADIRRGDVTDPRSVETAGFRGERFDTLVSCLASRTGAPADAQAIDHDAQLILLDAARRAGVAHVVLLSAICVQKPRLAFQHAKLAVERALVGSGIAYTIVRPTAFFKSLSGQVARVQRGKPWLLFGDGRLTACKPISDADLAAFLVRCVEDESLRNQRLPIGGPGPAITPREQAEMLFAMLGKPARFRSVSVRMMDAIIAALSLFGRLSPKLRDKAELARIGRYYATESMLVWKGTHYDADATPSTGSETLRDHYARLLRGEAESDLGAHALLPP; translated from the coding sequence GTGACAGAGCAGAGCACCGCCCCCGTCCGCCGGCGCATCTTCCTTGCCGGCGCGACCGGGACGATCGGGAAGGCCACGGCGCGGGCTTTGCATGCGCGCGGGCACGAGGTCGTCTGTTTCGTTCGCCCGGCGGCGAAGGCCGAGGGGCTGGAGGGCGCCGACATCCGCCGCGGCGACGTCACCGATCCGCGCTCGGTCGAAACCGCTGGCTTTCGCGGCGAGCGGTTCGATACGCTCGTCTCGTGCCTCGCCTCGCGCACCGGCGCGCCGGCCGACGCGCAAGCCATCGACCATGACGCGCAACTGATCCTGCTCGACGCCGCACGACGCGCGGGCGTCGCGCATGTCGTGCTGCTGTCCGCCATCTGCGTGCAGAAACCGCGATTGGCCTTCCAGCATGCCAAGCTCGCCGTCGAGCGGGCGCTGGTCGGCAGCGGGATCGCCTACACCATCGTGCGCCCGACCGCGTTCTTCAAATCGCTGTCAGGGCAGGTCGCGCGGGTGCAGCGCGGCAAGCCGTGGCTGCTCTTCGGCGACGGCAGGCTCACCGCCTGCAAGCCGATCAGCGATGCCGACCTCGCGGCGTTCCTCGTCCGCTGCGTCGAGGACGAGTCACTGCGCAACCAGCGCCTTCCCATCGGCGGCCCCGGACCTGCGATCACTCCGCGCGAGCAAGCGGAGATGCTGTTCGCCATGCTCGGCAAGCCTGCCCGTTTTCGCTCTGTTTCCGTGCGCATGATGGATGCGATCATCGCCGCGCTGAGCTTGTTCGGGCGCCTGTCGCCCAAGCTTCGCGACAAGGCCGAGCTCGCGCGAATCGGGCGCTATTATGCGACCGAGTCCATGCTCGTGTGGAAGGGCACGCATTATGATGCCGACGCGACGCCCTCGACCGGTTCCGAAACGCTCCGCGATCATTATGCGCGGCTGCTGCGCGGGGAGGCTGAGAGCGATCTCGGCGCGCATGCGCTGCTACCGCCCTGA
- a CDS encoding PilZ domain-containing protein — protein MNEFREKLFGSKQESPLLKTKRPRAIEPHEDESFSDLSIPRETVRQANHRDGDRHRLEAKTVGLVHDGAEREVTLINLSGGGAMIEGAGELRLWDRIELCLGENNRVEAAVRWIKGDRIGLEFAHETRIDLEVEELADTLRDVLSRSFPDVALAEDAEPEAIAEPAPAPVEENAPAQQERALRHPLIWSGNVCYNHDTTPVRLRNISAGGALIEGVSGLPLGAELLLDLDAAGAIFATVTWAHGDTAGLKFHAPYDLKKLAEARPEIAAARWVAPDYLRDDRAANSPWASQWGRSDLAGLQRSLRKPRF, from the coding sequence ATGAACGAATTTCGGGAAAAGCTGTTCGGCAGCAAGCAGGAAAGCCCGCTGCTGAAGACCAAGCGTCCGCGTGCGATCGAACCGCACGAGGATGAAAGCTTCTCGGATCTGTCGATCCCGCGCGAAACGGTGCGTCAGGCCAATCACCGCGATGGCGACCGGCATCGGCTCGAAGCGAAGACGGTCGGGCTCGTTCACGACGGTGCCGAGCGCGAGGTCACGCTGATCAACCTGTCGGGCGGCGGCGCGATGATCGAGGGCGCCGGTGAACTTCGCCTGTGGGACCGGATCGAGCTGTGCCTCGGCGAGAACAACAGGGTCGAGGCCGCGGTCCGCTGGATCAAGGGCGACCGCATCGGCCTCGAATTCGCGCACGAAACGCGGATCGACCTCGAGGTCGAGGAACTCGCCGACACGCTGCGCGACGTGCTCAGCCGCTCCTTCCCCGATGTCGCGCTGGCCGAGGATGCCGAGCCCGAGGCGATTGCCGAGCCCGCTCCCGCTCCGGTCGAGGAGAACGCGCCCGCGCAGCAGGAGCGCGCACTTCGCCACCCGCTCATCTGGAGCGGCAACGTCTGCTACAATCACGACACCACGCCTGTCCGACTGCGCAACATCTCGGCCGGCGGCGCGCTGATCGAGGGCGTGTCGGGTCTTCCGCTCGGCGCCGAACTGCTGCTCGATCTCGACGCGGCGGGCGCGATCTTCGCGACCGTCACCTGGGCGCATGGCGACACCGCCGGCCTCAAGTTCCATGCGCCCTACGACCTCAAGAAGCTGGCCGAGGCCCGCCCCGAGATCGCCGCCGCGCGCTGGGTCGCCCCCGACTATCTGCGCGACGACCGCGCCGCGAACAGCCCCTGGGCCAGCCAGTGGGGCCGGAGCGACCTCGCGGGGCTCCAGCGCTCGCTGCGCAAGCCCCGCTTCTAG
- a CDS encoding amino acid permease → MSNWNVKKHVGAADEQPEHHRLARTLGWPHLVALGVGAIVGTGILTLIGVGAGKAGPAVILSFAIAGVICACAALAYAEVATMIPASGSAYTYSYVVFGELIAWIIGWSLILEYSLVVSAVAVGWSGYAAGFLSGTAFALPPEWIAGPHAGGILNLPAVFIIAVVAFMLSAGTRESATLNAILVVIKMLALALFVAVALPHFDAANFEPFMPFGFPRSGAAGSEVGVMAAAAIIFFAFYGFDAIATAAEEAKNPGRDLSIGIVGSMIACVAIYMAVAAAAIGALSFTRFAASPEPLALILREIGSGWAARILGASAVIALPTVILAFFYGQSRIFFTMARDGLLPQPLARVSSRGSPVRITIFTAVIVAVIAGLFPLDEIAALANAGTLAAFVAVCAAMLVLRRRAPDAERKFRAPLAPVIGTVGILGCLYLFYSLPAKTQLYFLIWNGIGLVVYFAWAQFQAARVRRAAA, encoded by the coding sequence TTGTCCAACTGGAACGTGAAGAAGCACGTCGGCGCCGCCGACGAGCAGCCCGAGCATCATCGCCTGGCGCGGACCCTGGGGTGGCCGCACCTCGTCGCGCTCGGAGTCGGCGCGATCGTCGGCACCGGCATCCTTACCCTGATCGGGGTCGGGGCAGGGAAGGCTGGTCCCGCCGTCATCCTCTCCTTCGCCATCGCCGGCGTGATCTGCGCCTGCGCCGCGCTCGCTTATGCCGAAGTCGCGACGATGATCCCCGCCTCGGGCTCGGCCTACACCTACAGCTATGTCGTGTTCGGCGAGCTCATCGCCTGGATCATCGGCTGGAGCCTGATCCTCGAATATAGCCTGGTGGTGAGCGCGGTGGCGGTCGGCTGGTCGGGCTATGCCGCGGGCTTCCTCTCGGGCACGGCCTTTGCGCTCCCGCCCGAGTGGATCGCGGGCCCGCATGCCGGCGGAATCCTCAACCTGCCGGCCGTGTTCATCATCGCCGTCGTCGCCTTCATGCTGAGCGCCGGGACGCGCGAAAGCGCGACGCTCAATGCGATCCTCGTGGTGATCAAGATGCTCGCGCTTGCGCTGTTCGTCGCGGTCGCATTGCCGCACTTCGACGCCGCCAATTTCGAGCCCTTCATGCCGTTCGGCTTCCCGCGCTCGGGCGCCGCCGGATCCGAGGTCGGAGTCATGGCCGCCGCCGCGATCATCTTCTTCGCCTTCTACGGGTTCGACGCGATCGCGACCGCCGCCGAGGAAGCCAAGAACCCCGGCCGCGACCTCTCGATCGGGATCGTCGGCTCGATGATCGCCTGCGTCGCCATCTACATGGCGGTGGCCGCCGCCGCGATCGGCGCGCTTAGCTTCACCCGCTTTGCCGCGAGCCCCGAGCCGCTCGCCCTGATCCTGCGCGAGATCGGGTCGGGCTGGGCCGCGCGGATCCTCGGCGCCAGCGCGGTGATCGCGCTTCCGACGGTGATCCTCGCCTTCTTTTACGGGCAGAGCCGGATCTTTTTCACCATGGCCCGCGACGGTCTCCTGCCGCAGCCGCTCGCACGCGTGTCCAGCCGCGGCAGCCCGGTGCGGATCACCATCTTCACCGCGGTCATCGTCGCCGTGATCGCCGGGCTGTTCCCGCTCGACGAGATCGCCGCGCTGGCCAATGCCGGAACGCTCGCGGCCTTTGTCGCGGTGTGTGCGGCGATGCTGGTGCTGCGCCGGCGCGCGCCCGACGCGGAGCGCAAGTTCCGGGCCCCGCTGGCGCCGGTCATCGGCACCGTCGGCATCCTCGGCTGCCTCTATCTCTTCTACAGCCTGCCGGCGAAGACCCAGCTCTACTTCCTGATCTGGAATGGCATCGGGCTGGTCGTCTATTTCGCCTGGGCGCAGTTCCAGGCGGCGCGGGTGCGGCGGGCCGCGGCCTAG
- a CDS encoding S24 family peptidase produces the protein MAESKNPIADPRETLRRLTQERGEDFTSLSRLVGRNTAYIQQYIRRGTPKRLPERERRILARHFGVSEQLLGAEAASSVAGGMVSLPLVEPDPGAGKAGLAFAADWLARLGGNGADALRLATVAGDVMAPTLSEGDDLIVDVEDGAATLRDGLYLLALEDRREVRRLTLHPVRAEVTVQSDNPAYADWPGVAPAELQVIGRVIWAGRRFA, from the coding sequence ATGGCCGAAAGTAAAAATCCTATTGCCGATCCACGCGAAACGCTTCGCCGACTGACCCAGGAAAGGGGCGAGGACTTCACCAGCCTGTCGCGGCTGGTCGGGCGCAACACCGCGTACATCCAGCAATATATCCGGCGCGGGACACCCAAGCGCCTGCCCGAGCGGGAGCGCCGGATCCTCGCGCGGCACTTCGGAGTCTCGGAACAGTTGCTCGGGGCCGAAGCCGCGTCCTCCGTCGCGGGCGGGATGGTGAGCCTGCCGCTGGTGGAACCGGATCCGGGGGCGGGAAAGGCAGGCCTCGCTTTCGCCGCCGACTGGCTCGCGCGGCTCGGCGGGAACGGGGCCGACGCCTTGCGGCTCGCGACGGTGGCCGGGGACGTGATGGCGCCGACCCTCAGCGAGGGCGACGATCTTATCGTCGATGTCGAGGATGGTGCCGCGACGCTGCGCGACGGGCTTTATCTGCTCGCGCTCGAGGATCGCCGCGAGGTCCGCCGCCTGACCCTCCACCCGGTACGGGCCGAGGTGACGGTGCAGTCGGACAATCCGGCCTATGCCGACTGGCCGGGCGTCGCGCCCGCCGAATTGCAGGTGATCGGGCGCGTAATCTGGGCCGGGCGGCGCTTCGCCTAG
- a CDS encoding type 1 glutamine amidotransferase domain-containing protein: MRPKVLIMASDGFEQDELFVPLERLREAGCTVAVAAPASAPIRATVLDDPGEWITPDLTIAEASAATWDALILPGGLINPDHLRTNAEAVALVRDFVDAGKPVGAICHGPWLLVEADALRGRRATGWRSIRTDLRNAGALVEEGPVVVDGTLVTAVGPSDSAAFADAILRLASTKG, translated from the coding sequence ATGCGGCCCAAAGTCCTGATCATGGCAAGCGACGGGTTCGAACAGGACGAGCTGTTCGTGCCCCTCGAACGACTGCGCGAGGCAGGCTGCACGGTCGCGGTCGCCGCGCCCGCGTCGGCGCCGATCCGGGCCACCGTGCTCGACGATCCGGGCGAGTGGATCACCCCCGACCTCACCATCGCCGAGGCGTCGGCGGCGACATGGGACGCGCTGATCCTGCCCGGCGGCCTCATCAATCCCGACCACCTGCGGACCAACGCCGAAGCGGTGGCGCTGGTGCGCGATTTCGTGGACGCCGGAAAGCCGGTCGGCGCCATCTGCCACGGGCCGTGGCTCTTGGTCGAGGCCGACGCGCTGCGCGGCAGGCGGGCGACGGGCTGGCGCTCGATCCGGACCGACCTGCGCAACGCCGGCGCGCTGGTGGAGGAGGGGCCGGTGGTGGTCGACGGCACGCTCGTCACGGCGGTCGGGCCGTCCGACAGCGCGGCCTTCGCCGATGCAATCCTGCGCCTCGCGTCAACCAAAGGCTAA
- a CDS encoding DNA topoisomerase IB, with product MDKPTAPARLRHCCDDQPGISRQQIKGKWAYFDPDGKRITDRDEIDRLNGIALPPAYTDAWFCPFPNGHIQATGRDARGRKQYRYHPDFTSRRDKKKYLGTIEFGAALPRLRKKVEQDLGAKATSREAVLAAVVRLLDTEHIRIGNEQYAKSNKSFGATTLRSRHVRKAGNKLVVKFKGKHGIVRELKMSDARLKRVVSKVHDLPGQHLFQYLTDDGEACPVTSADVNDYIREGTGGEFTAKSFRTWGASVIAFEQMLTAQQEEARKISLKTVLEPVAEALGNTPAISRKSYVHPKLIDAARDNPKLPLGAIERPRARKYLSSAEVGLLDWLMGKKKRKAKKVDEVVKAARTSPAKVAEAVAA from the coding sequence ATGGACAAGCCCACCGCCCCCGCCCGCCTCCGCCACTGCTGCGACGACCAGCCCGGCATCTCGCGCCAACAGATCAAGGGAAAGTGGGCCTATTTCGATCCCGACGGCAAGCGCATCACCGACCGGGACGAGATCGACCGGCTGAACGGCATCGCGCTTCCGCCCGCCTACACCGACGCCTGGTTCTGCCCTTTCCCCAACGGCCACATCCAGGCGACCGGCCGCGACGCCCGGGGCCGCAAGCAATATCGCTACCACCCCGACTTCACCTCGCGCCGCGACAAGAAGAAGTATCTCGGCACGATCGAGTTCGGCGCCGCGCTTCCCCGACTGCGCAAGAAGGTCGAACAGGACCTCGGCGCCAAGGCGACCAGCCGCGAGGCCGTCCTCGCCGCGGTCGTCCGCCTCCTCGACACCGAGCATATCCGCATCGGCAACGAGCAATATGCCAAGTCGAACAAGAGCTTCGGCGCAACCACGCTGCGCAGCCGCCACGTCCGCAAGGCGGGCAACAAGCTGGTCGTCAAGTTCAAGGGCAAGCACGGCATCGTCCGCGAACTCAAGATGTCGGACGCGCGGCTGAAACGGGTCGTCAGCAAGGTCCACGACCTGCCCGGCCAGCACCTCTTCCAGTATCTGACCGACGACGGCGAAGCCTGTCCGGTGACCAGCGCCGACGTCAACGACTATATCCGCGAGGGCACCGGCGGCGAGTTCACCGCCAAAAGCTTCCGCACTTGGGGCGCGAGCGTGATCGCCTTCGAACAGATGCTGACCGCGCAGCAAGAGGAAGCCCGCAAGATCAGCCTCAAGACCGTGCTAGAACCGGTCGCCGAGGCACTTGGCAACACGCCCGCGATCAGCCGCAAGAGCTATGTCCATCCCAAGCTGATCGACGCCGCGCGGGACAATCCCAAGCTTCCCCTCGGTGCGATCGAGCGGCCGCGGGCGCGCAAATATCTGTCGAGCGCCGAAGTCGGTCTCCTCGACTGGCTGATGGGCAAGAAGAAGCGCAAGGCGAAGAAGGTCGACGAGGTGGTGAAGGCCGCCAGGACCTCGCCCGCCAAGGTCGCCGAGGCGGTCGCGGCCTGA
- a CDS encoding mechanosensitive ion channel family protein, with product MDKVNSLSRWLTQNSDALLIGTLVAIGLVGLMLIARAVGHKMIDRDPRCVGWSGVIGRVLTKTSLVFMAIAAIDIVLNYADPPARIARLSNIAFTVAFALQAAVWGRELILGVIGTRAGERPGDTAVGNAMGVIRVLVSVAVFAIALVVILDNLGVNVTALVAGLGIGGIAIGLAAQGIFSDLFAALSILFDKPFRRGDTIRFDTTTGTVEKIGLKTTRLVSVTGEAVIMANTKLLEREIRNLAGGSDRQETLRFGLTYQTSPAKLEAVPALARAAVESQPGCHLQRCVMTAFGPSSLDHDLVFRHEGLDQDHLFQAKAAIILDLLRRFAAEEIEFAYPTQTTFTAAPDGTLVMPYAVPPPVTTM from the coding sequence ATGGACAAAGTCAATTCGCTCAGCCGCTGGCTGACCCAGAACAGCGACGCGCTGCTGATCGGGACCCTCGTCGCGATCGGCCTCGTCGGGCTGATGCTGATCGCGCGCGCGGTCGGCCACAAGATGATCGACCGCGATCCGCGCTGCGTCGGCTGGTCGGGCGTGATCGGCCGGGTGCTGACCAAGACCAGCCTTGTCTTCATGGCGATTGCGGCGATCGACATCGTCCTCAACTATGCCGACCCGCCCGCGCGGATCGCCCGGCTCAGCAACATCGCCTTCACCGTCGCCTTCGCGCTCCAGGCCGCGGTCTGGGGCCGCGAGCTCATCCTCGGCGTGATCGGCACGCGCGCCGGCGAGCGCCCGGGCGACACCGCGGTCGGCAATGCCATGGGGGTGATCCGGGTCCTCGTCAGCGTCGCGGTGTTTGCGATCGCGCTGGTGGTCATCCTCGACAATCTCGGGGTCAACGTCACCGCGCTGGTCGCGGGCCTCGGCATCGGCGGCATCGCCATCGGCCTTGCCGCGCAGGGCATCTTCTCCGATCTCTTCGCCGCGCTTTCGATCCTGTTCGACAAGCCCTTCCGGCGCGGCGACACGATCCGCTTCGACACCACCACCGGCACGGTCGAGAAGATCGGCCTCAAGACCACCCGCCTCGTCAGCGTCACCGGCGAGGCGGTGATCATGGCCAACACCAAGCTGCTCGAGCGCGAGATCCGCAATCTCGCCGGCGGGAGCGACCGGCAGGAGACGCTGCGCTTCGGCCTCACCTACCAGACCAGCCCGGCAAAGCTCGAGGCCGTCCCCGCCCTCGCCCGCGCCGCGGTCGAAAGCCAGCCCGGCTGTCACCTTCAGCGCTGCGTCATGACCGCGTTCGGGCCGAGCAGCCTCGACCACGACCTCGTCTTCCGCCACGAGGGCCTCGACCAGGACCACCTGTTCCAGGCCAAGGCGGCGATCATCCTCGACCTCCTCCGCCGCTTCGCCGCCGAAGAAATCGAGTTCGCCTACCCCACCCAAACCACCTTCACCGCCGCCCCCGACGGAACGCTGGTCATGCCCTACGCGGTGCCGCCGCCCGTCACCACTATGTAG
- a CDS encoding transferrin-binding protein-like solute binding protein, whose translation MLQVKGGPMRLCGVASLSVLALMLAACGGGGAGTPVASTPPPPSNPTYTYNSFGALTGEQTIPLSGATMVRAEGSNVPSGSISLQPAESGVLSITFNPASGTYTVRNATLSQTFGPADASSAYSNAAFAAYEKTNGNVSDYLAVYRPSGGTGSDKPLRYTTIVNFTRLTETVSGNGFVDKQRQAFLGVGGFATQPGDMPSTGTATFTGPARAYYTFGADSILSSGFMQLVADFGAKTVQTSLNLGGPVVNQSQTNLAFTGTGTLQANGTLGGSLSGSGYNGSFTGLFTGPGAAEVGFGFRLADPNGAQIGGAAAGVR comes from the coding sequence ATGCTTCAAGTTAAAGGCGGTCCGATGCGTTTGTGTGGCGTTGCCTCTTTGTCGGTTCTTGCACTCATGCTCGCGGCTTGTGGCGGCGGTGGCGCAGGCACCCCGGTCGCCTCGACCCCGCCCCCGCCCTCGAACCCTACCTACACCTACAACAGCTTCGGTGCGCTGACGGGTGAGCAGACCATTCCGCTGTCCGGCGCAACGATGGTGCGGGCCGAGGGCAGCAATGTCCCGAGCGGATCGATTTCACTGCAGCCCGCGGAGAGTGGCGTACTCTCAATCACCTTCAATCCCGCCAGCGGTACCTACACCGTGCGCAACGCGACGCTCAGCCAGACCTTCGGCCCCGCCGATGCGAGCAGCGCGTACAGCAATGCCGCCTTTGCGGCCTATGAGAAGACCAACGGCAATGTCAGCGATTACCTAGCCGTCTACCGTCCGAGCGGTGGCACCGGGAGCGACAAGCCGCTGCGCTACACGACCATTGTCAACTTTACGCGCCTGACCGAGACGGTCAGCGGCAATGGTTTCGTCGACAAGCAGCGCCAGGCCTTTTTGGGTGTTGGCGGCTTCGCCACTCAGCCCGGCGACATGCCTTCGACCGGTACGGCAACATTCACCGGCCCGGCGCGCGCGTATTATACGTTTGGCGCGGACTCCATCCTGAGTTCGGGCTTCATGCAACTCGTCGCGGACTTCGGGGCAAAGACGGTGCAGACGAGCCTCAATCTTGGCGGACCTGTCGTCAATCAGAGTCAGACCAATCTCGCCTTCACCGGCACCGGCACCTTGCAGGCCAACGGGACCTTGGGCGGGTCCCTTTCAGGATCAGGCTATAACGGGAGCTTCACCGGCCTGTTCACGGGCCCTGGCGCCGCCGAAGTCGGCTTCGGCTTCAGGCTAGCCGATCCGAACGGCGCGCAAATCGGCGGCGCGGCGGCTGGCGTTCGCTAG
- a CDS encoding alkylphosphonate utilization protein, giving the protein MADDDYVYDEEGGEWLPAAELAERQRAAAAVEVRDSVGNLLADGDQVTLIKDLDVKGAGQTLKRGTLIKSIRLTGDPQEIDCKFDGIRGLVLRAEFVRKR; this is encoded by the coding sequence ATGGCCGACGACGATTACGTCTATGACGAGGAAGGCGGCGAGTGGCTGCCGGCGGCCGAGCTCGCCGAGCGCCAGCGCGCCGCCGCGGCGGTGGAGGTGCGCGATTCGGTCGGCAACCTCCTCGCCGACGGCGACCAGGTGACGCTGATCAAGGACCTCGACGTCAAGGGCGCGGGCCAGACCCTCAAGCGCGGGACGCTGATCAAGTCGATCCGCCTGACCGGCGACCCGCAGGAGATCGACTGCAAGTTCGACGGCATCCGCGGCCTGGTCCTGCGCGCGGAGTTCGTGCGCAAGCGCTAG
- a CDS encoding DUF2167 domain-containing protein encodes MTNAYRLLLSAALLSLAAPALAKGEAPPSPQEQQKAVAEFKASLHPRTGVIALPEAKARLNLGQGYVFYGPEDSRRVLVDAWGNPADAADGVLGMVFPAGGDFSNSWGAVVTFEDTGHITDKDAASQDYAAVLKDMQEATENANEERVKAGYGRMHLAGWAQAPTYDANRKVLVWARDLAAEGEPEHSLNYDVRSLGRTGVLSLNMVDGMSRLPVVKAAAGDLGQTVQFDAGARYADFVPGTDAEAEYGLAGLVAAGAGLAAAKKVGLIGILLAFGKKFAVLVAVAFGGAWRWLKGRFGKGDDADGQLQD; translated from the coding sequence ATGACCAATGCGTATCGGCTGCTGCTGTCGGCTGCCCTGTTGTCACTTGCCGCGCCCGCGCTCGCCAAGGGCGAGGCACCGCCCTCGCCGCAGGAGCAGCAGAAGGCGGTAGCCGAGTTCAAGGCCTCGCTTCATCCGCGGACGGGCGTCATCGCGCTGCCCGAAGCCAAGGCCAGGCTGAACCTGGGCCAGGGCTATGTCTTCTACGGTCCCGAGGATTCGCGCCGCGTGCTGGTCGATGCGTGGGGCAATCCGGCGGACGCCGCCGACGGCGTGCTCGGCATGGTGTTTCCCGCCGGCGGGGACTTCTCGAACAGCTGGGGCGCGGTGGTCACCTTCGAGGACACCGGCCATATCACCGACAAGGATGCCGCCTCGCAGGATTATGCCGCCGTTTTGAAGGACATGCAGGAAGCGACCGAGAACGCCAATGAGGAGCGCGTGAAGGCCGGCTACGGCAGGATGCACCTCGCCGGCTGGGCGCAGGCGCCGACCTACGATGCCAACCGCAAGGTGCTGGTCTGGGCGCGCGACCTCGCCGCCGAGGGCGAGCCCGAGCACAGCCTCAACTACGACGTCCGCTCGCTGGGCCGCACCGGCGTCCTCAGCCTCAACATGGTCGACGGGATGAGCCGCCTGCCGGTGGTCAAGGCTGCGGCGGGCGACCTCGGGCAGACCGTCCAGTTCGATGCGGGCGCGCGCTACGCCGACTTCGTGCCGGGCACCGACGCCGAGGCCGAATATGGCCTTGCCGGGCTGGTCGCGGCGGGCGCGGGGCTGGCGGCGGCCAAGAAGGTCGGGCTGATCGGCATCCTGCTCGCCTTCGGCAAGAAGTTCGCGGTGCTGGTCGCAGTGGCCTTCGGCGGTGCATGGCGCTGGCTCAAGGGCCGCTTCGGCAAGGGCGACGACGCCGACGGTCAGCTGCAGGACTGA